One stretch of Cohnella algarum DNA includes these proteins:
- the ndk gene encoding nucleoside-diphosphate kinase has product MERTYVMVKPDGVQRGLIGEIVGRLERKGLKLVGAKLMQVTPELAARHYAEHVGKDFYARLIEFITSGPVFAMVWEGDQAVSAARQLIGKTNGLEAAPGTIRGDFALHTNYNLVHGSDSVASAEREIGIFFAESELATYEKAVQIWI; this is encoded by the coding sequence ATGGAACGGACATATGTGATGGTCAAGCCCGACGGCGTGCAGCGAGGACTCATCGGCGAAATCGTCGGACGTTTGGAGAGAAAGGGATTGAAGCTCGTCGGAGCCAAGCTGATGCAGGTGACGCCGGAGCTGGCGGCCCGCCATTACGCGGAGCACGTGGGCAAAGATTTTTACGCGCGGCTTATCGAGTTTATCACCTCGGGACCGGTGTTCGCCATGGTATGGGAAGGCGATCAGGCGGTATCGGCCGCCAGGCAGCTGATCGGCAAGACGAACGGGCTGGAAGCGGCCCCGGGGACGATTCGGGGGGACTTTGCCTTACATACGAATTACAATCTCGTTCACGGCTCCGATTCGGTTGCGAGCGCGGAACGGGAAATCGGCATTTTTTTCGCCGAAAGCGAGCTTGCTACATACGAGAAAGCCGTTCAAATCTGGATTTGA
- a CDS encoding polyprenyl synthetase family protein, with product MKLMQLYAAMRKDLNAIEDTLAQSVASEMPLLNESAQHLLKAGGKRLRPVFVLLGGKFGDYSLDRLKYVAASLELIHMASLVHDDVIDDAETRRGQPTVKAKWDNRIAMYTGDYINGKALVVASELNDPRIHQILSSAIVQMCIGEMEQIRDFFNTEQTVRNYLLRIRRKTALLIAISCQLGAIAAGASKEVSGALYRFGYQVGMAYQITDDLLDLCGTEKTIGKPPGSDLRQGNITLPVMYALQEPDIRPALLREIERIRQSENEADSKQAVKLVRASGGIREAERLADRFIAKALKALEAIPDIPAKKNLADIAKFAAERKY from the coding sequence ATGAAATTAATGCAGCTGTACGCAGCGATGAGAAAAGACCTGAACGCGATCGAAGACACGCTCGCCCAAAGCGTCGCCTCGGAGATGCCGCTTCTGAACGAATCGGCCCAGCATCTGCTGAAGGCCGGCGGCAAGCGGCTGCGTCCGGTTTTCGTCCTGCTCGGGGGGAAGTTCGGCGACTATTCGCTAGACCGGCTGAAATACGTGGCGGCTTCGCTGGAATTGATCCATATGGCGTCGCTCGTGCACGACGATGTCATCGACGACGCCGAGACAAGGCGGGGGCAGCCGACCGTCAAAGCGAAATGGGACAACCGGATCGCGATGTACACGGGCGATTACATTAACGGCAAGGCGCTCGTCGTGGCAAGCGAATTGAACGACCCGCGGATTCACCAGATTTTATCTTCGGCGATCGTGCAGATGTGCATCGGGGAAATGGAGCAAATCCGCGATTTTTTCAACACGGAGCAAACCGTCCGCAACTACTTGCTCCGCATTCGCCGCAAGACGGCGCTGCTCATCGCGATCAGCTGCCAGTTGGGGGCGATCGCGGCGGGCGCTTCGAAGGAAGTGAGCGGCGCCCTGTACCGTTTCGGGTACCAGGTGGGGATGGCTTACCAGATTACGGACGATTTGCTGGATTTGTGCGGTACGGAAAAAACGATCGGCAAGCCGCCGGGAAGCGATTTGCGTCAGGGAAACATCACGCTGCCGGTCATGTACGCGCTGCAGGAACCGGACATCCGCCCGGCCTTGCTTCGGGAAATCGAACGGATCCGGCAAAGCGAGAACGAAGCCGACTCGAAGCAAGCGGTGAAGCTCGTCCGCGCAAGCGGCGGCATCCGGGAAGCGGAGCGGCTTGCGGATCGCTTTATCGCCAAAGCGTTAAAAGCGCTGGAGGCGATTCCGGACATCCCGGCCAAAAAAAATCTGGCCGATATCGCGAAGTTCGCGGCCGAGCGAAAATATTGA